The following are from one region of the Ornithorhynchus anatinus isolate Pmale09 chromosome X1, mOrnAna1.pri.v4, whole genome shotgun sequence genome:
- the LOC114806608 gene encoding protein ATP6V1FNB: MKDLLTTRNQNCWRELIEKETYSRVAWRVHYDKGHLKAPGPVKKHPISTQKGLLSTIINSPKLEDTETQRFGRRAVGVWPPQEAEKKGQGECVKSKPLLAEMRPASPRLLRLLYQGVSHEGRGRLQYLRERQQQKPEEGFKYPVLSSWDYGWCLGDAIKEAKAPGHARSRVIKDTFYFRNGIFYPPCRTDQLL; the protein is encoded by the exons ATGAAGGATCTGCTCACGACACGCAACCAGAATTGCTGGCGCGAACTCATAGAAAAGGAAACCTATAGCAGAGTAGCCTGGAGAGTTCATTATGACAAGGGTCATCTGAAAGCTCCTGGCCCTGTGAAGAAACACCCGATCTCTACCCAGAAGGGCCTTCTGTCCACCATCATCAACTCCCCTAAACTTGAGGACACAGAGACCCAGCGCTTTGGGAGAAGGGCAGTGGGGGTCTGGCCTccgcaggaggcagagaagaaaggcCAAGGGGAGTGTGTGAAGTCCAAGCCTCTCCTGGCCGAAATGAGGCCTGCCAGTCCACGGTTGTTGCGGTTGCTGTACCAGGGCGTCTCCCATGAGGGCAGAGGGAGACTCCAGTATCTGAGGGAGAGGCAGCAGCAAAAGCCTGAGGAGGGGTTCAAGTATCCTGTCCTGTCATCCTGGGACTATGGATGGTGCTTAG GTGACGCTATAAAAGAAGCCAAAGCTCCAGGTCATGCCAGATCTCGGGTCATCAAGGACACTTTCTACTTCCGAAATGGAATCTTCTACCCTCCTTGCCGGACTGACCAGTTGCTGTGA